The genomic interval AACACATCGCCTGAACTTCACTCAGAATGTGAGTCGACAACAATACAGTTTTCGACTCCGCCAAGCTGCGAATCAGTTCTCGCGCATCGTGGGTCTGATTCGGGTCGAGACCGCTGGTCGGTTCGTCGAGAATGAGAACCTGCGGGTCGTGCAACAAAGCCTGAGCCATCCCGACTCGTTGTCGGTACCCTTTGGAGAGCTTCGAGATCGGCTTCGACCACACAGACCGCAAACTGCACTTCTCGGTGACGAATTCTGTCCGGTCCCTCAATCGGCTGCCCGACATTCCCCGCACGAGTCCCATGTACTTCAAGAACGATTTTGGCGTCATCTCGGGGTAGAGTGGCCCATTCTCCGGAAGATAGCCAATCAGCTCGCTCGCTTGCGATCGTTGACGACCGACATCGAAACCACCAATGCGGGCGGTGCCCTCGGTGGGAGCAAGAAACCCCGTGATGAGTTTCATCGTCGTGGACTTGCCGGCTCCGTTCGGCCCCAGAAACGCGGCGATTTCCCCTTGGGGAACCTCGAAAGAGACATTCCGAACCGCGACAAAGGGACCGTAAAATTTCGAAAGCCCTTCCGCGGAGATCATCGCTGTCGATTCGCTCGTCATGGACATCCTCGATAAGCACTTAAGATCGTTGTGTCGTGATGTTCGGGCACCAAGGGCATTGCCAGTGCAATACTGTGTGTCGTTCGTTCGCGGTACCCAATCCCATAAAGGAGATGGCGAAGTTGGGAGATGCAAAAATCCCAAACCCGCACTCTTCTCTCAAGAACGTTTCCATCAATCTTTTCTTATTACGCCTTTCTTTACTGGGCGCGTTGGCGGAAGTCCAGGGACTACGAAAAAAAACCGGACGTTGTTCACGTCCGGTTGATTCGATTCAAAGGCAGGAAGAACGGGGTTTGCAGTCCTCGTTCTCCCGCACGTGATCATGAACTATTCGACCTCTTCTTCAACTGGCACGAGCACCTCAAGACCGTATTGCTCATCGAAACCACGAAGCCAAGTGGCGAGCAGGTCTCCCGCTTCGCTCGACGCCACCTGCTGCATGCCCTGAAGCCGAACACGTTCTTGCGGTTCGTCGGCTCGGAAGTTGATGAAGGCTTGCTGCAACGCTTCTCGTTCGGTGGGTCGCGTGTAATCTCGGGAATCGATCTTGGCGACATAAAACGCAGTCGCATCGGCATTTCGGGCCACCCCGACTTCGCCGGCTTCCAGGTCTTGGAAGACGGTCTCCATAAACGCCGGACCGGCTTTGGGAACCGCATCGAGTTGGCTAATTTGCGGGGGAGAGCCTTGCGGATTCCGCATGTTGAACGGGGCCGGTTCCATCCAAGCAAACGATCCGGTCGCCGTCACTTTGATCGGTTCTCCACCGAGCTTCACCTCAGCGAGAACGTCTTGCATGGC from Thalassoroseus pseudoceratinae carries:
- a CDS encoding ABC transporter ATP-binding protein, whose protein sequence is MTSESTAMISAEGLSKFYGPFVAVRNVSFEVPQGEIAAFLGPNGAGKSTTMKLITGFLAPTEGTARIGGFDVGRQRSQASELIGYLPENGPLYPEMTPKSFLKYMGLVRGMSGSRLRDRTEFVTEKCSLRSVWSKPISKLSKGYRQRVGMAQALLHDPQVLILDEPTSGLDPNQTHDARELIRSLAESKTVLLSTHILSEVQAMCSRVLLVNDGRVIFDGPTADLGDAPAAMETRFRELTVS